Genomic segment of Rana temporaria chromosome 12, aRanTem1.1, whole genome shotgun sequence:
ATATTCAGCTGAAAAACTGTTAATAATTGAACACTGATTGGTAGTAGGGAGCAAAACCTCTTACCTTGGACGGGTGACGAAGGTGATATACTGATACAGATCTGAATAGTATTGTGCCAGCTGATCTTGGGTAGCCTGGTCTCCAGGATGATGCGGCTCGCTGGGAGCTGCTGATGTGGCTAAGCTCAGAGCCAGGAGAATGAAGACACAAGCACAGAGATATCTTAGCA
This window contains:
- the PPY gene encoding pancreatic prohormone: MTKMTSLLRYLCACVFILLALSLATSAAPSEPHHPGDQATQDQLAQYYSDLYQYITFVTRPRFGKRWDEVGVEDVPSY